The Aureispira anguillae genome contains a region encoding:
- a CDS encoding nucleoside triphosphate pyrophosphohydrolase family protein: MEQYEFYILVVINTPKEENALCFATEAEINGVLPVDTDLNKAYVTKDYYDNDKELIYLKKSAVDALAIGVEGGRKIVPNNKENRKELGLKYKKGFLKKRKVKEPKEAATKKPRFAEWLEVLKMGLNLLLTMKEESKAKKPSSSAAPSINLTVLAQKIHALNQAKGFWDKHRSVGELLMGVTAELSGAMEAYQESTPANWDLYDAGIYSPKEAFEHYIQHTFEDKIAGAIIRLLDLAAGMNIDIERHVRVKLAYHYLKENKD; encoded by the coding sequence ATGGAACAATACGAATTTTACATCCTTGTGGTCATCAATACGCCCAAAGAAGAAAACGCTTTGTGTTTTGCAACAGAAGCCGAAATTAACGGGGTATTGCCTGTGGATACGGATCTAAACAAAGCTTATGTCACCAAGGATTATTACGACAACGACAAAGAGCTAATCTACCTTAAAAAATCAGCAGTAGACGCTTTAGCGATTGGTGTGGAAGGAGGCAGAAAGATTGTGCCCAACAACAAGGAAAACCGCAAGGAATTGGGATTGAAGTACAAAAAAGGCTTCCTAAAAAAGAGAAAAGTAAAAGAGCCAAAAGAAGCCGCAACTAAAAAGCCACGCTTTGCAGAATGGCTGGAGGTGTTAAAGATGGGGTTGAATTTATTGTTGACCATGAAGGAAGAAAGCAAGGCAAAAAAGCCAAGCTCCTCCGCTGCTCCCTCTATAAATCTAACCGTTTTAGCACAAAAAATTCATGCCTTAAATCAAGCCAAGGGATTTTGGGACAAACACCGTTCTGTAGGAGAGCTGCTAATGGGGGTTACCGCAGAGCTGAGCGGAGCGATGGAGGCTTACCAAGAAAGTACGCCTGCCAATTGGGATTTGTACGATGCAGGTATTTATAGCCCCAAAGAAGCTTTTGAACACTACATTCAACATACGTTCGAGGATAAAATTGCTGGTGCCATTATTCGGCTATTAGATTTAGCGGCAGGAATGAACATAGATATTGAGCGCCATGTTCGGGTTAAGTTGGCTTACCATTATCTGAAAGAAAATAAAGATTAG